The genomic window ccatggtagttTAAACAATCGATCGgatttagcatgcaagtatgacttgtaaacaacattaacactatctacttgactgtaaacaatgttgtactttgtcatttgctgctaatacgatttccctattttgaatttgcaaagaatactttacaGAAATGAtactattaaggagaatgtccgaatatctgaatataaaaaccaactttacctcaatgtcaataaaaatgaaatacgtACCTTTTTTGTTGCTGCTATTTCTGAGATGACAATTTGAATGACTTCATAAAAGGCTGAGTAATGCATgtactttttattgaaaaataattttaatttcactaaacattaatatataaactcttaaaatatataaaaatcagtatGGCATAGAAACATCAACACTTCAGAAAAGATGCTTCAATTCCTTAGTCATATAAAAACTTTATATTgaagtataaattaaaatgtgattggcaaatataaaatgtatccttgtgcaaatataaaatataaacttcaAGTTGTCACTTTGTTGAATGAAATACAATTGTCCATGAACATTAGAAAGTACAGTATATCtacaaacacataaacatatCAAACATTGGcagttgaataaacaaaatattacttCTGAAATGTTGTTAAAGCTagttattttatcaaaaataaaaatgtatatgtgataACTCCCAAGTTCAAATTGTAGTGCAATTTCTAAAACAATGTTTCATTATTATGTCTCTGTTAGACAGTGCCGCTTTTTGGCTTATCGGAGCTTTGCGAGCTGGTGTTGGGGTTTCCTCGGGCGGAGAGTCCGTGTTGTGATTCCTGCCTGTGTGGTGCTGAAGATTCGGAGACAGTTTCCTGAAGAGCAGGGCAGCTATGTGGGTTTTAGGATAGCTATTGATTGAAGCGGGTCACCCTGCTGGAGATAGCCTCCTCCATCTCAGGTAGATCGCAGGCTGATGATAGAGCAGGTGGTATGTGAATTCCCAACACTTCATCAACATAGGGTGATGGGTCCACAAACACTTGGTTGAAGATGAGGTCCAGCAGCTCTTTTACATAACCTGTGCAATATAACAGTTATCTCTTTAGtaacttaattttgtattttgagtAGTGAGTTGTCATTGTGAAtgtaaagtgcaattattttttttatttattgaattattaaaaatactataaacatttatatacataccGAAAGTTTGCTGCGTCTTCACTTTTCGGACCCTATACTCTCCTTTCTTTGCCTTTGGAAAGGCAAGCTTGTAAATAGGTTTACCAGTTGCTGATGTGGCCTGGGGACGCCCGGCATTTTCATTGTAATGCAGTGCAGCCAAGTACAacctaacaaaaagaaaaatgtaaatgacgTACCATGACAAGACTGTATggtattgtaaatattaatttctgaTCATTGGCTTTACCTGCATAGCATCCCCAGAAATGGGAATACCACATTTTTGGGTGCAAACCGCAGTAGGACGCTGTGGAAAGCTTCAACAGTTGACGTCTGGTGGTGAGGACTTAGCTTGGCCACATCCTTCAATATTCTCTTGTTAGCGAGAACTTTCTCCAGCTTGTAGAATGGCATCGTTGCTAAACAAGCAAAAATTTAAGGTATTAAGAGTCTGaatcaaaaacaaatctgaacaaaGAAACAAGCTCTGTTTTGCATTAGTTTTAATcgcaaagaatattttatttgtctgtaTACAACTTACCAGCCGACAGCCATTTGTTCTTGTCTCTGCTTATCCGTTGCGGATGCAGATAAGCCGGAAAATTGGGGTCTTCATGTACATGGTTTAAGATAGAGGTCCACTTTGCCACTCTTTCAGGACCTGTTGTGGATGATGCAGCAGTCCAGTAGATGTGGTTTTTGATGCTACGCAACCATTTACGCAACTTCTCACACCCCTTTATCTGGCATATCTTGTCCAGTTTTTTGGAAATTCctggaaattaaagaaaaaaaaagacatcaacacaaaaataataataaacatgtaagaactgtaaatagcaatttaatcttaagtaaattaataactgctaCATTACATACCTTTCTCGATATGCCACACATCGTAAAACTGAGTGACATTTCGATCCCTGAGATATTTCTGTATTTGAGGATGTCGGTCTGTGATGATGCATTCCAGACGAACACCGCGGGCATCCAACAGGTCTAGGCTTCTCTTTAGGCCTTCTTTTTCCATATGGTAACTGCCGCCCACCTCATTActctataaaattttaaataaggaaaaaaaatatatataaaaaaaaatcacacattttccATCCAAAAAATTATGCTAGTTCACATAACACTTTTCTGTATTACCTGGACTAACTTTAGGTCGACCACTGTGTTAGTTGCAAGGTCCATCATTGTATAACTCCCATACTTGGCCGAGTGACCTTCAAGAACAAACCGTACATAAttatttcaaacacatttttggaataattgtaatgtatttcatatttattttttttattagactgtattgaattagaaatgaaatcttTTGACTAAATACCTGGGGAGTCAGCCCTCTTATCTCCTCCAACAATCACATTCTCTCTTCGACTGAGCTGTTCTAGCATTTCACTCTGCCAATTTCTCCACTTGTGGACAATAGCAGGTTCAATGCAAAGTCTTGCATGACAACAAAATgaatcatatttaaaaatgtgtagtttCATGGCAGCAAATACCTGACAACAGAGAGGAGAATTTTTAGTACAATGTGCATGCACCCTGTGACAAAATTTATATTATGTTTCTAAAAGAAATGTGATAAATTTTGATAGATAATTACCTTTTCAACTACAAAAAATTATGCACCACTCAAGTAGACTGCAGCAGAAAGATGCAGGTTGCTAGCTGGAGTACTACCAATAATTGGCTGACTGTTCCATTTTCTTACAAACTCGCAGTGTGGGCAGACTTGCTGTACGCTCAGAAATGTCCCAAGCCTTTGTGACTTTACATCACATCTCCTTTGACACACTGGGCAGTCACTGAAGAGCTCCATGAGGCATGTTTCATAGACAATGAACTTGGCAATGTTATGAACTGGGCATTCTTggattctgtaaaaataaatatacacatgtacataataaaaaaaaaaatgatgatgaatgTTATGACGACAATACACAATCTTtcaaataatttacataatgcatAAACTCACGACAAGTCTGTTGGTTCAGTTGCAGATGTGCATTCCTCTGCAGGGTCAAATCTCACATCCGAGTCTTGGGCTATAATTTTTGACTCTGTCAAAGTCTCTTCGGCTTCTtcttcctccttctcctcctccagctCCAGACGAGGTCTTTTTAGTGAAGGTTTGAGGGGTGTCGAAGTCATAAACGCAGTAGAGGATGCTGATGGTACAGTCAGTTCAAAACTGGATACTGTTGTCTGGACACCTATAGTGTAATTTTATGATTAATCTCATTGCACGTTTATGAAGATAATAAAACACGTTTCTAATGCAGCAACTTAAAATAAACTGAGAAATTTTAACTTACTTGTACTCCTGCGTTTAGCCTGAAGCGTCCTAAAAGACAACTGGGTACCAACACTGTGTAAAGATGTGTGAAATGGTTCTGTCTGGCAACAAACATCCACCTTGTTGCTCTTTGTCGACGTCGTGGCCTTTGTaagaaaacataattttttttaaaatgacctttatttgattaaaacataCCGATCTTATTGTAAACAACTGCAGACCACGTGCAAGTACAGTGAAAAAATTTCAACAAACATCCCacatacaaaacaaactttagctgtaaCTTAGTCAGTGGTAatgctttattacaatgtttaattttttctaccGTTTCTTTTTCTGATGGCTAAAACCCCTTTATGGACACATTAACAATTAAAGCTTCGAGTATTTAGACTGTTTTAGAAAAGCACAATAGCTGTAAACGCGCAAACATCCTAAGTAGCTTTAGCCGCAGATGCTATTCATTTCTGCTTAACATTACAGTATACACATTACAACAAACATCCCACATAaacaacaaactttagctgtagccagtactggttactgctttattacaatgtttatatttttctacGGTTTCTGTTTCTAATGGCTAAAAGCCCTTCTTGTACACACTACCACTTATAGCTTCgattatttagattgttttagaaaagcataatagcagtgaacacatgcaaacaaacatcCGAAGCAACTTTGGCTGCTTTTAACTTTTAGATGCTATTCATTTCGGCTTACCATTacagtacaacaaacatttaacaacaacaaactttagctgtaaCGTTAGCCAGTGTTACTGCTTTTTACAATGTTGCTATTTTTCTACGGTTTCTGTTTCTAATGGCTAAACCCCCTTCATGTACACACTACCATTTGCAGCTTCGAGTATTTAGACTGTTTTTGAAAAGCACAATAAGAGGTAAACACTTGCAAACAAACATCCGAAGCTACTTTAGCCGCAGATGCTATTCATAGGCTTATCATAATTAGAATGCTAAGGCTAGaagtacataaaatgtaatacttACTTGAAGTGAGGCAGGATCACGTATTGTAGGAACTGATccagttttcaaaaacaatttactcGCGAATCCGGAGTTGTATTGTCCCGCGTTCTCGAGGCAGTCTACGCTAAAGTGGTTAGCGCAAACATACAACAGTTTTGGTACATTTTCAGGCACCTTGTCTTCAAAGATAAAACTCAGCCACTTAAGCCTCTGTTGCTCATTTGCAGGAAGACGGTGAAGGCTCTTGTGCTGAGCCTTACATCCTAAAATAGCACAAGGGTGTTCTCTCGGTGGCATCGCTTCGACGTTCACGCTGATAATGGCGGAAACGGCAAACTCAGGATATGTTAATActcgcagctgtcaatcaattcggtgggcggggggaatcgcacacctacgtaatggtgcgatcgatttcaaaacagctccaattggccgacccttttttttgtagtgaaattgaaaaaaaaggactgggtgtgttcatatcaccccagtatgatggtctatacactataccaacacacagatctgtccaaacagcttgaaaagaagattttttacaataggtgccctttaaactttAGATTAAGTAAGAATTTACACTACACACTGCACGGGCAGAactccgcagattttccgcagatttttagcccatcattaattctgtttatttacttgagtaaatgtgtgtaaatctatatttattcagtttttttattaattacagtaatatgtaCAATGCAgatgtacagtattattttctgtcttttactagatatattatatgacaaatgctttatttagcaaataaagtgaatctaatagGATTTTCAttctaaacattaaataaaaagttaaaaaagacATAATTTAGGTATTTCGTATATTacggttttagttatgatactcccaaaataattctgcagaaatccacaAACTTatcaaaattctccgcagaaatagcaaaaaacgtccacagattccgtctggcccgaCTAATTACCtacttattattaagatattaactgtttattggAGCTTAAAAAGaagtatgattttattttgtCCCTAATCCTACTCAATACCAAAATCTAACGACTATCTTACTAttaatacaacccaggctcattctgattgaTTATGTACCTCTATATCCATTTCTGGAGTGCGCCAAAAACGTCCTAGagtttttattgcagtttttgattttgtGAATCTGCCAGTGGCccctgtgtacgctttttcagatatcACATTTTTCTAATAAGTGCCTTTCGAGCCTgctcttcttgtgtaaatccaccagaggccgctgtcaactgacttacatactgactgactgatcgaccgaCTGATCCTCCCACCCACActcttccctaaactcaactaatagtgttttcaaaagcacagattgaccagtgtccacccatttccctaaacccatccgacagtgttttaaaatgcaatccagaaaaaaagccctCGCAGGCACCtggtttcagattttaccatattctcaccctgttatttacttgtttgttttattttatttattttttttgtcttatttgctttctggaattgttattcactggactcaaacccccgtcatcacagtcaactccgctctgcgtctcaaatcaTACAACGTTTGCgatgagctactggacaaactggtcacagcagaaaagctgtttacatggaggtaagcagtcagctggtaagcgcaaaaaggaatggtgtcataccaccctgtagcattagttttaaagatgaaattcagccatacgttcctctggctacataatttgcgatctccagaaatgtatatagggctacgttttcagaatgagcctatgttaaatTAATAAGCAGCCAATTAGTATTCACTGAGCTAATAGAGTTAATTTGAGTTAAATGTTTGATAATGATTTGGTAATAGcgtgaattataaattaaaataaagtgtgatacGATTATTATATATTCCGCTCAATTTACAATGAAAGAGAATAtattacaaatcttttttttcaaaaCCGTATCTGATCATTATTGCTGGtattgttcatttaattattttacaatgtgACCATGCAGTATTTCCTtgtgaatttaaaaacaaacatttaaataaattttaaaacaatgataGGTCATAATAATGCATGCTTTTAAGTTCAATCTGTGGTAGTTTTGGCATAAAAATGCAGCCGACAATCATTATATGGAACTGTAGGTGCATTTAACCATTGCTAATTTTGTTTTGGTGGGTGGAAAGAAAGGCTTGGTTTTACTCAAAAAGATCTTTACAAAGCATAAGGTTAAGTTGCAGCGACAAACGGCTGTACAGGAAATTCTAACCCACTCTATATCCCCTCATCAGAAATCTCACTCTAGAACAATAACCTTCTTATTCTGCTGTTTTACACCCTCTGACTCAACTCAAAGTCTGATTCACTAATAAGTAAATCACTAACCGGGAAACACCAAATATTTGATCCAGATCCACATTTTCATCTCTAGTGTAATTGCATACCTCACGAATGCGAAGCTGGAAGCTTTTTCCCTCGTGGTAGCAGTTGTAAGTTTTTAGAAGGGACAATATGTCCGACCTAAAAGAAAAAAGATATTACAATGAGCCCATTTAGTTGTGAGGAATGCTTCTAATGTTCAGTGTTTAACAGAACAGAATCTCTTACTTTGCAATAACTTTCTCCTCATTCAACCTCACATAGGAGGTCTTGACAGGATCCATGGTGGGGTTTGCTCAATAGAAAGGCTTCCAGCTAAAGAACAGTAAGTGAATGAGAAAGAAATGAGAAAGGGGCAAAGTTAATAATATCAAACAATAAGTGAGTGATTAACAGTAAATAAGGATGTGTTGTGCGTCTAATATTGTTCATGATCCAGAGGAAACATTGATTTCATCATGAATTTTGTGCAGaagtgaaagtaaaataaaaggaTCAGGGAATAAAGGAAAATCACATGGTCTTACAGTCAACAGAAAGTGGAATCTTGGAGAATGGCTTGTCTCAACTCGTTTCAGACTTTCTGAAACGTCACATTTCAACAGCCCATTTTTCAACTTTTTGAAGAATTCCCTCACAGTGGTTTCATAGTGATCACATCACATCTGACAAGCTCTACAAAAACTACAAATCCACTTAAAATGCCCATATTTTCAAACCATAATCTCCACCTTTGGAACTCCAAAACCACActattttaaaattcaaaactGTCAAGCCACAACCAGTCACATGGCCTGTGAGACTCGTGTCTGATTTGACATTTAACTGGTCATTTTTAAATCTGGTATTGATAAAAATGATATTCAAatgacattatatttatataaaattaggCTACTCAATCGGTCACTGATCTGTAATAATAATCACACAGCAATAA from Danio rerio strain Tuebingen ecotype United States chromosome 13, GRCz12tu, whole genome shotgun sequence includes these protein-coding regions:
- the LOC110440185 gene encoding uncharacterized protein: MKLHIFKYDSFCCHARLCIEPAIVHKWRNWQSEMLEQLSRRENVIVGGDKRADSPGHSAKYGSYTMMDLATNTVVDLKLVQSNEVGGSYHMEKEGLKRSLDLLDARGVRLECIITDRHPQIQKYLRDRNVTQFYDVWHIEKGISKKLDKICQIKGCEKLRKWLRSIKNHIYWTAASSTTGPERVAKWTSILNHVHEDPNFPAYLHPQRISRDKNKWLSAATMPFYKLEKVLANKRILKDVAKLSPHHQTSTVEAFHSVLLRFAPKNVVFPFLGMLCRLYLAALHYNENAGRPQATSATGKPIYKLAFPKAKKGEYRVRKVKTQQTFGYVKELLDLIFNQVFVDPSPYVDEVLGIHIPPALSSACDLPEMEEAISSRVTRFNQ